The DNA window ACCGTATTTCGCCCTTGTATAGCCTATATCCTCAATAGTCTTTCTAACTACTTTTGGTATATCTACATAGCAATTAGTTGTTATTTCTCCAGCTACAAGAACAAGGCCTGTTGTAACCGATGTCTCACAAGCAACTCTTGCATCAGGATCTCTTTCCAGTATAGCATCCAATATAGAATCTGATATTTGATCACATATTTTATCTGGATGCCCTTCTGTAACAGATTCTGAAGTAAAAAACCATTTTTTCATCCTAAGCCCTCCATATATTTTAATAATTTTATTATTTACATTCCATAATAAAAAAACCTCTTCGAAAAGAAGAGGAAGTATTCTTAAAACCTCATCTTTCAGAACTTACATTCTGTAGGATTTAGCACCTGATAACAAATGTTACTGGTTGCTGGGCTTCAACGGGCCTATTCCCTCCACCACTCTTAATAAGGCAAACTATATTCAATTTTTTTCATCAAAGAAATATTATCACATGTAGTTTTTTATGTCAATAATTCTTTTACCCATAATAGTAGAGACATAAACTATCTTTTACATTACTTATCTCTAATATACAGATAATATTAAGCTACACATTGAGATATTAAGATTATGTAACCTTATTGTCAAATAAAGCTTATAATAAACCTATAAGGCACAAATATAGTATTGCGTTTATATGATTCATAGTCTATAATAAAAAGGTAACATTTTTGCGGGGTGTAGCGCAGTTTGGTAGCGCACGTGGTTTGGGACCATGGGGCCGGGGGTTCGAGTCCCTCCACCCCGACCAAAAATAATGGCAATTATAGATGTCATGGGCTTTCTCGCCCATGACATTCGTCTTTTTTAGGGTCTTTAACCCTAAAAAATCTCATCAGAAAAAAGCTCAATTTCGTGGATATCATTCCCACTTCATGATTACACCCTATGTAGTGGTGTAATCAAAATTTATATCAATTCAAATATCATATCAAGGAGTTGCATCTAACTTTCGCCTAACCATTTTAGACAACTATTGTATAATTGGAAAATATTTGTTAAAATTATCATTAATGGCGATATTCACAGTTAATATCAGCAAAAATCTATTGTTTTATGACATTGTGATGCTGTAACTACTTTGTTGATTAGGACTTCCAAAGCTTTATTTCAACATAATTTACCAGTAGTGAGCTAAAAACACAATAGTTACAGATTGTTAACTCTGAGATAATCGTAATCCAGTCTTAGCTCAGAGAAGAATATATATTTGATTCTAATTTACAATGAGGAGAGGAATAAGAAACATGAGCAATTACTATGGCGAAAAGTTAAATTCTCAAAAGCTGTTTCAGGTGTATGAAACCCAAATTCCACGTATTAAGCAGTACTTACAAGCGGAGATAGATTTTGCCAAGAAAAACCTATCAAAAACACAAAGAGTTTTGGAGCTTGGAGCCGGATATGGTCGGATTGTTAGGGAATTGGCTCCCCACTGCGGCTCTATAGTCGGGATGGATATCTCGGAGAAAAGCGTTGAGTTAGGCAAGGCATATCTCAAAGACTATCCCAACGCGAGCATGGTTGTGATGGATGTTCACAATATGGAATTTTCTAAGCCCTTTGATATCATTTTTTGTCTGCAAAACGGGTTGTCTGCCATGCGTGCTGATTCCACCGTCATTCACAAAATTCTTGAGACATTGGTACCAGGAGGAACGGCCTATTTCAGCAGCTACAGTGCTAAATTTTGGGATTTCCGCCTTAAATGGTTTGAAGAACAGGCCGCTAAAGGGCTTTTGGGGGAAATTGACTATGCCAAAACCCAAAATGGCGTGATTATTTGCAAGGATGGCTTCAGGGCGATTATCCATTCACCCGCGGATTTTCAAAAAATCGGTGAGGAGTCGGGCTACCCCTATCAGGTGCAAGAGGTAGATGAGTCCAGCGTGTTTCTTATTATCCATAAAAACTAATCAAGCAGAAAGAGAAGTCGATCGATGTTACAGTTGGCTTCTTTTTTTAATGAGTAAATATTACAGGGTGCATATAAAACATATGCACCCTGTATTGTTATTTATGACATTCAGAATTTGACGAACATCCGCTGCAGCAGGAACTGCATTTTTTCCTATGTTTGTAGGTATAATAGCTGACACCTACAAATGCTGCTCCTATTAAAATACCAATAATAGCTGTTGCCATAATTCAATCCTCCTTTTACAATAAAACCTCATGACCTAAATACTCTATAGTCTTTAATATAATCGATCTATTTGTTTAAAATATAAAGCTTATTCTAAAAATATCTTTATGCTTTCACTGCTTTTTTAAAAGTTTTTGATGTAGAATCAGTATCCCTATAGGGCCTAAATAGCAGATACAGCATTAATGCAACCATCATAAAGGCAACCACTGTACCTATATTAAATCCATTTCCAGTAAAGAACATTCCTAGCTGATATACCATTAAAGAAACTGCATAAGCAAATCCAGTTTGATAACCAACTGCAATAAGTGTCCACTTTGCATTTCCCATCTCACGTCTAATAGCACCAATTGCTGCAAAGCATGGAGCACATAGTAAATTAAATATTAAAAATGAGAAAGCAGACAGTTGTGTAAATGCCTGCTGTAGCAATGGCCAAATTTCAACACCATCTTCTGCTACTTCAGCAAATCCAAAAAGAATACCAAAAGTACCCACAACATTTTCCTTTGCAACAAGTCCTGTAAATGTAGCTACTGTTGAGCGCCAATCTCCAAATCCTAAAGGTGCAAATATAGGAGCAATGACTCTTCCAATGGAAGCTAAGATTGACTCTGATGTATCAACCATCTCAATTGACCAGCTAAATGAGCTTAAGAACCAAATAACTACACTTGAAAGAAATATAATAGTTCCAGCTTTTTTAATAAAGGATTTTCCCCTGTCCCACATATGAATCAACACTCCCTTGATTCCAGGAACATGATATGAAGGCAGCTCCATTACAAATGGAGCAGGATCTCCTGCAAATCCTTTTGTTTTCTTTAAAATAATACCTGAAATAATTATTGCAGCAACACCAATAAAGTAAGCTGATGGTCCAACCCAGACCGCCCCTGGCATCAATGCCCCTGCGATTAAAGCAATAATTGGAAGCTTTGCAGAGCATGGAATAAAAGTTGTGGTTATAATAGTCATCTTTCTATCACGTTCATTTTCAATTGTCCTTGAAGCCATAATGCCTGGAACACCACAACCTGTACCAATTAGCATAGGAATAAAGGATTTACCCGAAAGACCAAACTTTCTGAAAATCCTATCCATTATAAAGGCAATACGTGCCATGTATCCACAGTCTTCAAGAATTGCAAGGAACAAGAATAAAACAAGTATCTGAGGTACAAAGCCTAGTACGGCACCAACTCCAGCAATAATACCATCAAGTATTAAAGAATTAAGCCATTCTGCAGTGCCTATGGATGCTAAAAAGTTTTCAACAGCAGAAGGAACTATTTCTCCGAATAACATTTCATTTGTCCAGTCAGTCATCCAGGTTCCCACAGTAGATACTGAAACATAGTATACTAAAAACATAACTGCAGCAAATATAGGAAGCGCCAAAAATCGGTTAGTAACTACTCTATCAATTTTATCAGAGGTAGTCATATTAGTACTTCTCTTCTTCTTTACACATTCTTTAACAATGCCACTTATATAGGTATACCGTTCATTTGTTATAATGCTTTCGCTGTCATCATCAAGCTCTGTTTCACACTGTACTATGATTTTCTCAATAGAATTCATAGCAGAGTCTAAAAGATTAATCTGCTCTATTGCCTTTTCATCACGTTCAAAAAGCTTTATGGCATACCAGTTAAGATTGCTGTTGTCTACTTTTTCTGAAAAAATATCCTTAATTGAACTAAGCGCTTGTTCTACATCCTTAGAAAATGAATGCTTTGGTACTGGTTTATTCTTAGACTTTGCTAAAGCTATAGCTTTTTCAGCCACTTCTATACAGCCTTCGCCTTTCAATGCTGATGTTTGAACTATCTCGCAGCCAAGCTGTTTTGAAAGCTTTTTAATATCAATCTCATCACCATTCTTACGCAAAACATCCATCATATTCAGTGCAACTATGACAGGAATACCAATCTCTAAAAGTTGAGTAGTCAAGTACAGGTTTCGTTCAATATTAGTACTAT is part of the Proteiniborus sp. MB09-C3 genome and encodes:
- a CDS encoding class I SAM-dependent methyltransferase; this encodes MSNYYGEKLNSQKLFQVYETQIPRIKQYLQAEIDFAKKNLSKTQRVLELGAGYGRIVRELAPHCGSIVGMDISEKSVELGKAYLKDYPNASMVVMDVHNMEFSKPFDIIFCLQNGLSAMRADSTVIHKILETLVPGGTAYFSSYSAKFWDFRLKWFEEQAAKGLLGEIDYAKTQNGVIICKDGFRAIIHSPADFQKIGEESGYPYQVQEVDESSVFLIIHKN
- a CDS encoding FeoB-associated Cys-rich membrane protein, translating into MATAIIGILIGAAFVGVSYYTYKHRKKCSSCCSGCSSNSECHK
- the feoB gene encoding ferrous iron transport protein B, whose protein sequence is MNLRIALAGNPNSGKTTMFNTLTGSSQYVGNWPGVTVEKKGGRLKGNKDVEIIDLPGIYSLSPYTLEEVVSRNYLLNDAPDAIINIVDSTNIERNLYLTTQLLEIGIPVIVALNMMDVLRKNGDEIDIKKLSKQLGCEIVQTSALKGEGCIEVAEKAIALAKSKNKPVPKHSFSKDVEQALSSIKDIFSEKVDNSNLNWYAIKLFERDEKAIEQINLLDSAMNSIEKIIVQCETELDDDSESIITNERYTYISGIVKECVKKKRSTNMTTSDKIDRVVTNRFLALPIFAAVMFLVYYVSVSTVGTWMTDWTNEMLFGEIVPSAVENFLASIGTAEWLNSLILDGIIAGVGAVLGFVPQILVLFLFLAILEDCGYMARIAFIMDRIFRKFGLSGKSFIPMLIGTGCGVPGIMASRTIENERDRKMTIITTTFIPCSAKLPIIALIAGALMPGAVWVGPSAYFIGVAAIIISGIILKKTKGFAGDPAPFVMELPSYHVPGIKGVLIHMWDRGKSFIKKAGTIIFLSSVVIWFLSSFSWSIEMVDTSESILASIGRVIAPIFAPLGFGDWRSTVATFTGLVAKENVVGTFGILFGFAEVAEDGVEIWPLLQQAFTQLSAFSFLIFNLLCAPCFAAIGAIRREMGNAKWTLIAVGYQTGFAYAVSLMVYQLGMFFTGNGFNIGTVVAFMMVALMLYLLFRPYRDTDSTSKTFKKAVKA